The Dehalococcoidia bacterium genomic interval TCACCTCTTCCGAGAATGCGATTTCCCAAGCTCATCATCCCCCTCTCTGAGGTAATTAAAAAATTGCGTGGATTTCCGCAAGGAAGTGCTAGCGGCGATGTTTCACCCTGTACAAAGTACGAGAAACTTGCTAAATATAGGGAGCGATAGTAGAATATTTATGCGAATAACTATTGGAGGGCGGCATGGATAAGGGGACATGGACGGTAAAGGCGGGGCTTGCCCAGATGCTAAAGGGCGGCGTGATCATGGACGTGGTCACCCCGGAGCAAGCCAGGATCGCTGAGGAGGCAGGGGCCTGCGCCGTGATGGCACTGGAGCGTGTCCCCGCGGATATTCGCGCTGCGGGAGGGGTCGCCCGCATGGCAGACCCCAGCATGATTTCAGCCATAATGGAGACGGTCTCCATCCCGGTAATGGCCAAGTGCCGTATCGGTCACTTTGTGGAGGCTCAGGTCCTGGAGAGCCTCGGGGTAGACTTCGTCGATGAATCTGAGGTATTGACCCCTGCCGATGAAAGCCATCATATCTGGAAGCACGACTTCAAGGTTCCCTTCGTCTGTGGCTGCCGTGACCTGGGCGAGGCGCTGCGGCGGATCTCCGAGGGAGCGGCGATGATAAGGACCAAGGGGGAGGCAGGCACAGGGAATATCGTGGAGGCGGTGAGGCATATGAGGGCAGTTATGGACGAAATCCGCAAGCTGGGGAGCATGACCACCGATGAGTTGGTAGCTGAGGCTAAAGCCCTGGGTGCCCCCCTGGAGCTGGTTACCAAGGTACAAAAAACGGGAGGGCTGCCGGTGGTGAACTTCGCCGCTGGCGGCATTGCCACCCCGGCGGATGCGGCATTGATGATGCAACTGGGTGCGGAGGGCGTGTTCGTCGGCTCCGGGATCTTCAAGTCCAGCAACCCGGAGGTAAGGGCCAAAGCCATCGTTAAGGCCACCACCCACTACCGCGACCCGGAGATTATCGCCGAGGCTTCCAAGGGGCTAGGGGTGGCGATGCCAGGTCTTGACATAAAGACCATAGCCGAGGAGAATCTACTCTCCTCCAGGGGCTGGTAAGAGGGGTAAAGGCGCTGAGATGGATAGAGTCAGGAGGTAGCGTGAAGAAAATCGGCGTCCTAGCCCTTCAGGGGGACTTTGCTGAGCACATTGCTCTCTTACTCCGCCTTGATGCAGAGGCTTTTCCCATTCGACTGCCCCGGGAACTTGAGGGCCTGGACGGGCTCGTTATCCCCGGTGGGGAGAGCACCACCATATCCAAATTAATGGGGGAGTATGATTTTATGACGCCCCTCAGCAGGCTTTGCAATGAGGGCTTCCCCATAATGGGCAC includes:
- the pdxS gene encoding pyridoxal 5'-phosphate synthase lyase subunit PdxS, with translation MDKGTWTVKAGLAQMLKGGVIMDVVTPEQARIAEEAGACAVMALERVPADIRAAGGVARMADPSMISAIMETVSIPVMAKCRIGHFVEAQVLESLGVDFVDESEVLTPADESHHIWKHDFKVPFVCGCRDLGEALRRISEGAAMIRTKGEAGTGNIVEAVRHMRAVMDEIRKLGSMTTDELVAEAKALGAPLELVTKVQKTGGLPVVNFAAGGIATPADAALMMQLGAEGVFVGSGIFKSSNPEVRAKAIVKATTHYRDPEIIAEASKGLGVAMPGLDIKTIAEENLLSSRGW